A part of Halobaculum sp. MBLA0143 genomic DNA contains:
- a CDS encoding ATP-binding protein, whose amino-acid sequence MTTLGRDADGDAASLPLGHHRARDGTTGGAVRLDTDRPHAAVVVGKRGSGKSHTLGVLAEGLAEAPGVTPVVVDTLGEFGGLSDPVAPRVRAGDLPARAWPTLVGLDPTTPAGAVVWETVADADGLAAAVASLSAAEGAVDPGVRRVAAVHLRRATRWGVFGDGGLRPADLLTDGDPVVVDCAGLPDPATDAVCRVLARGCYEACLADEPDRLPWLLVDEAHVRFDGVAGPALDRLYTRGRTPGVSVVCATQRPSALPETAVTQADLLVAHALTGSSDRERLAATRPSYLAGGVGERLPEERGVALVVDDTREAAHTVTVRERWTPHGGTSPRATTVAERRDGSETEE is encoded by the coding sequence GTGACGACACTCGGGCGCGACGCAGACGGCGACGCGGCGAGCCTCCCGCTCGGTCACCACCGTGCGCGCGACGGGACGACCGGCGGTGCGGTGCGGCTCGACACCGATCGACCACACGCGGCGGTCGTCGTCGGCAAGCGCGGCTCGGGGAAGTCACACACGCTGGGGGTGCTCGCGGAGGGGCTGGCGGAGGCGCCAGGGGTGACGCCAGTCGTCGTCGACACGCTGGGGGAGTTCGGCGGGCTGTCCGACCCCGTCGCGCCTCGGGTCCGAGCCGGTGACCTCCCGGCACGGGCGTGGCCGACGCTCGTCGGACTGGACCCGACGACACCCGCGGGCGCGGTCGTCTGGGAGACCGTCGCCGACGCGGACGGGCTCGCCGCGGCCGTCGCGTCGCTGTCGGCGGCGGAAGGGGCCGTCGACCCCGGGGTCCGTCGGGTGGCCGCGGTCCACCTCCGACGGGCGACCCGTTGGGGGGTGTTCGGCGACGGCGGGCTCAGACCGGCAGACCTGCTGACCGACGGCGACCCGGTCGTCGTCGACTGTGCGGGGCTGCCGGATCCGGCGACCGACGCCGTCTGTCGCGTGCTCGCACGGGGGTGTTACGAGGCGTGTCTCGCCGACGAACCGGACCGGCTCCCGTGGCTCCTGGTGGACGAGGCCCACGTCCGGTTCGACGGCGTCGCGGGGCCGGCGCTCGACAGGCTGTACACGCGGGGACGGACGCCGGGCGTCTCCGTCGTCTGTGCCACCCAGCGGCCGTCGGCGCTCCCGGAGACGGCGGTGACGCAGGCGGACCTGCTCGTCGCACACGCCCTGACGGGCTCGTCGGACCGCGAGCGGCTGGCGGCGACGCGACCCAGCTACCTCGCCGGCGGGGTCGGCGAGCGGCTGCCCGAAGAACGGGGGGTGGCGTTGGTCGTCGACGACACGCGCGAGGCGGCACACACGGTCACCGTCCGGGAACGGTGGACCCCACACGGCGGCACGAGCCCGCGAGCCACGACCGTCGCCGAGAGACGCGACGGCTCCGAAACCGAGGAGTAG
- a CDS encoding carboxypeptidase regulatory-like domain-containing protein, whose protein sequence is MFDSDSGGDDGEQSETRGLWRDRRGIEGLPIRLVIALVVGVASLGVMMSMVDGIGGIQTTELDARPTPEVTTVGEQSLTVGVVGGGEPVTGATVVVTAGSAGLDGPVTAETGPDGNATVTVAPTLGPNQAEGTLVIEIKPPAGGPYTDRRANTEVLVLAE, encoded by the coding sequence GTGTTCGACTCCGACAGCGGAGGCGACGACGGGGAACAGAGCGAGACCAGAGGGCTCTGGCGGGACCGCCGTGGGATCGAGGGGCTACCGATCAGGCTCGTGATCGCGCTGGTCGTCGGCGTCGCCAGCCTGGGCGTGATGATGAGTATGGTCGACGGGATCGGCGGGATCCAGACGACAGAACTGGACGCCCGTCCGACGCCGGAGGTGACGACGGTCGGCGAGCAGTCACTGACCGTCGGTGTCGTCGGCGGGGGTGAGCCGGTGACGGGCGCGACCGTCGTCGTGACCGCCGGCTCCGCCGGGTTGGACGGCCCAGTGACGGCCGAGACCGGTCCGGACGGCAACGCCACCGTCACCGTCGCGCCGACGCTGGGCCCGAACCAAGCGGAGGGAACGCTCGTAATCGAGATCAAACCACCAGCCGGCGGGCCGTACACCGACCGCCGTGCGAACACGGAGGTGTTGGTCCTCGCGGAGTGA
- a CDS encoding DUF3179 domain-containing (seleno)protein encodes MNVVDVLPRDAIPPVYEPTYSAPERYDGDAGDDVVVVERDGAVRGYPIRYLSYHEVVDDELGGTPIAVTWCPLCGSVLVFDRRVDGETLTFGVSGKLADDTLVLYDHETDSEWKQSLGRAIAGPHEGTELDLLPSTVTTYERLCDGYPDADLLAPPGGASETASETDEPAEIDYDEAAFDDYFDGDGFGLGGRRSDVPQRSFPLDWIDPKAVVVGLEHDGEAVGVPRPTVEAAGGVVRVTVGGASVVVFAAPDGTHAYHDPGFDWRLADGVARGDGLRWDPTTGVADGTDRRLSRFPAVRLFAYGWVDNHGTAAFYRE; translated from the coding sequence GTGAACGTCGTCGACGTGTTGCCGCGGGACGCCATCCCCCCGGTGTACGAGCCGACGTACTCCGCGCCCGAGCGGTACGACGGCGACGCCGGCGACGACGTGGTCGTCGTGGAGCGCGACGGCGCCGTCCGCGGCTACCCGATCCGGTACCTGAGCTACCACGAGGTGGTCGACGACGAACTAGGCGGGACGCCGATTGCGGTCACCTGGTGTCCGCTGTGTGGGAGTGTGCTCGTCTTCGACCGCCGTGTCGACGGGGAGACGCTCACCTTCGGCGTCTCCGGTAAGCTCGCGGACGATACGCTCGTCCTGTACGACCACGAGACGGACAGCGAGTGGAAACAGTCGCTGGGCCGGGCCATCGCCGGACCCCACGAGGGAACGGAACTGGACCTGCTCCCGTCGACGGTGACGACCTACGAGCGACTCTGCGACGGCTACCCGGACGCCGACCTACTCGCGCCGCCGGGCGGCGCCAGCGAGACCGCCAGCGAGACCGACGAGCCCGCCGAGATCGACTACGACGAGGCCGCCTTCGACGACTACTTCGACGGCGACGGGTTCGGGCTCGGCGGCCGGCGCTCGGACGTGCCACAGCGGTCGTTCCCGTTGGACTGGATCGATCCCAAGGCCGTCGTCGTCGGCCTGGAACACGACGGTGAGGCCGTCGGCGTCCCACGACCGACGGTCGAGGCTGCCGGTGGCGTCGTTCGCGTGACCGTCGGCGGCGCGAGCGTGGTCGTGTTCGCAGCCCCGGACGGCACGCACGCCTACCACGACCCCGGCTTCGACTGGCGACTCGCGGACGGGGTCGCTCGCGGCGACGGCCTCCGCTGGGACCCGACGACGGGCGTCGCCGACGGCACGGACCGACGGCTCTCCCGGTTCCCCGCCGTCAGGCTGTTCGCCTACGGCTGGGTCGACAACCACGGCACGGCGGCGTTCTACCGGGAGTAG
- a CDS encoding alanyl-tRNA editing protein: protein MTDQRYLEDSTVRSFQATVERSLPDRVVLDATHFYPTGGGQPNDTGRLVADGTKFQVVDVQKQDTVYHTLAEETPAVGTTVTGEIDWERRQAHSRYHTAQHLLSAVLLSEFDAPTVGNQLYDDRARLDCSYERFSETELADLEASLNEIVDDALPVRSYTMARERAEAELDTERTRIDLLPDSIQELRIVEIGDSEDPFDRTACAGTHATDTGDLGQVTVTGRTTQGSETERVEFELADS from the coding sequence GTGACAGACCAACGCTACCTAGAGGACAGCACCGTCCGTTCGTTCCAGGCGACCGTCGAGCGGTCGCTCCCCGACCGCGTCGTGTTGGACGCGACACACTTCTACCCGACAGGGGGCGGCCAGCCGAACGACACCGGACGGCTCGTCGCCGACGGGACGAAGTTCCAGGTCGTCGACGTACAGAAACAGGACACGGTGTACCACACCCTCGCGGAGGAGACACCGGCCGTCGGCACGACGGTCACGGGGGAGATCGACTGGGAGCGACGCCAGGCCCACAGTCGCTACCACACTGCACAACACCTCCTGTCTGCGGTGTTGCTGTCGGAGTTCGACGCCCCGACCGTCGGCAACCAACTGTACGACGACCGCGCCCGACTGGACTGTTCGTACGAGCGGTTCTCCGAGACGGAGCTGGCGGATCTGGAGGCGTCGCTGAACGAGATCGTCGACGACGCGCTCCCGGTGCGGAGCTACACGATGGCCCGCGAGCGAGCGGAAGCGGAGTTGGACACGGAGCGAACGCGGATCGACCTCCTGCCGGACTCTATCCAGGAGCTCCGGATCGTCGAGATCGGCGACAGCGAGGACCCGTTCGACCGGACTGCCTGCGCCGGCACGCACGCGACGGACACGGGTGACCTCGGCCAGGTGACCGTCACCGGCCGGACCACCCAGGGGTCCGAGACGGAGCGCGTCGAGTTCGAACTCGCCGACTCGTGA
- a CDS encoding HD domain-containing protein, whose translation MGVEIRESAVSAEEFADMEQFVREYLIASVESEEDGGRMRWYPWHSAEYRFNHIQNVVDISEQIAHEEGADVDVVRVAALFHDVAKLEADQDVHAEEGARVAREFLESRGEFAPSFVQAVTTAVEDHSYQGSVSDLSLETQCLVEADLLDKVGANGTALMLLRMGYESRTHMDAATMVERVYQRGKQHAARVESETGTSIAHRRLKRVQWFREWLEDEVTGMEAEETEVETR comes from the coding sequence GTGGGTGTCGAGATAAGAGAGTCTGCGGTCTCGGCGGAGGAGTTCGCCGACATGGAACAGTTCGTCCGGGAGTACCTGATCGCGTCCGTCGAGAGCGAGGAGGACGGCGGGCGGATGCGGTGGTACCCCTGGCACTCCGCGGAGTACCGGTTCAACCACATCCAGAACGTCGTCGACATCAGCGAGCAGATCGCCCACGAAGAGGGAGCAGACGTGGACGTGGTGCGGGTCGCCGCCCTGTTCCACGACGTGGCGAAGCTGGAGGCCGACCAGGACGTTCACGCCGAGGAGGGTGCCCGTGTCGCCCGCGAGTTCCTGGAGAGTCGTGGAGAGTTCGCCCCCTCGTTCGTCCAGGCAGTGACGACTGCGGTCGAGGACCACTCCTACCAGGGGTCGGTGTCGGATCTCTCGCTGGAGACTCAGTGTCTCGTGGAGGCGGACCTGCTCGACAAGGTGGGTGCCAACGGGACGGCGTTGATGCTGTTGCGGATGGGCTACGAGTCCCGGACGCACATGGACGCCGCGACGATGGTCGAACGGGTGTACCAGCGGGGCAAGCAACACGCCGCCCGGGTGGAGTCGGAGACGGGCACCTCCATCGCACACCGCCGACTGAAGCGAGTGCAGTGGTTCCGCGAGTGGCTGGAAGACGAAGTGACCGGGATGGAGGCGGAGGAGACTGAGGTGGAGACGCGCTGA
- a CDS encoding NAD(P)-dependent glycerol-1-phosphate dehydrogenase: MTDKSRWIKLPRNVLVGHGMLDEVGDAVGELGLGGEALLVTSPTPDELAGDRLRAQFDDATTVVVETAGYDAIERVTRTAEEVEPAYLVALGGGKAIDVAKMAAEEVGRGFVSVPTAASHDGIVSGRSSIPEGKTRHSVAADPPLAVVADTELMAQAPWRLTTAGCADIISNYTAVKDWRLAHRLKGARYSEYAGALSEMTAEMLVGNADSIKEGLVESAWLVSKALVSSGVAMSIAGSSRPASGAEHLFSHQLDRIAPEPALHGHQVGVGAIVIEYLHTGEDGGWQLIRDALEEIGAPTTADELGVSTEVVVEALATAHEIRDRYTILGDGMEPSAVREVATYTGVI; encoded by the coding sequence ATGACAGACAAGTCGCGGTGGATCAAGCTGCCGCGGAACGTCCTCGTCGGCCACGGGATGCTCGACGAGGTCGGCGACGCGGTCGGCGAACTCGGACTCGGCGGAGAGGCGTTGCTCGTCACCAGTCCCACGCCCGACGAACTGGCGGGCGACCGGCTCCGGGCCCAGTTCGACGACGCGACCACTGTCGTCGTCGAGACGGCCGGCTACGACGCGATCGAGCGCGTCACCCGGACGGCCGAGGAAGTCGAGCCCGCGTACCTCGTCGCGCTCGGCGGGGGGAAGGCGATCGACGTTGCGAAGATGGCCGCCGAGGAGGTGGGCCGCGGGTTCGTCTCCGTCCCGACCGCCGCGAGCCACGACGGCATCGTCTCCGGGCGGTCGTCGATTCCCGAGGGGAAGACCCGCCACTCCGTCGCCGCCGACCCGCCGTTGGCGGTCGTCGCCGACACGGAACTCATGGCACAGGCGCCCTGGCGGCTCACGACCGCCGGCTGTGCCGACATCATCTCCAACTACACCGCGGTGAAAGACTGGCGGCTCGCCCACCGGTTGAAGGGCGCCCGCTACAGCGAGTACGCCGGCGCGCTCTCGGAGATGACCGCCGAGATGCTGGTCGGCAACGCCGACTCCATCAAGGAGGGGCTGGTGGAGTCCGCCTGGCTCGTCTCGAAGGCGCTCGTCTCCTCGGGCGTCGCCATGTCCATCGCCGGCTCCTCGCGCCCGGCTTCGGGCGCCGAACACCTCTTCTCGCACCAACTCGACCGGATCGCCCCGGAGCCCGCGCTCCACGGCCACCAGGTCGGCGTCGGTGCGATCGTGATCGAGTACCTCCACACCGGCGAGGACGGCGGCTGGCAGCTGATCCGGGACGCACTGGAGGAGATCGGCGCACCGACGACTGCCGACGAGCTCGGCGTGTCGACGGAGGTGGTCGTGGAGGCGCTGGCGACCGCCCACGAGATCCGGGACCGCTACACGATCCTCGGCGACGGGATGGAGCCGAGCGCGGTCCGGGAGGTGGCGACGTACACCGGCGTGATCTGA
- a CDS encoding M48 family metallopeptidase — protein MTLPPAEFAAAAAVIETWWELWLVVVCGVAGAALAPAVVARTNRTRAPTPPQRRQLAAAGVPPERVRLLAAGDTVGAFAAGLSPRVGRVFVTTALCRELDPEEVAAVACHEYGHLARRHVPVRLGVPVGFALAWVAGARLAPGSEFLVGVGLLVPTVALSLAAARWTEFDADAFARTRASGECLASALSRLAAAGHLADGGRLSRHPSLDGRIGRLRRE, from the coding sequence GTGACATTACCCCCGGCGGAGTTCGCGGCCGCCGCCGCGGTGATCGAGACCTGGTGGGAGCTGTGGCTCGTCGTCGTCTGCGGGGTCGCCGGCGCCGCACTCGCGCCGGCGGTCGTCGCCCGAACGAACCGGACTCGGGCGCCGACGCCGCCCCAGCGTCGACAGCTCGCCGCCGCCGGAGTGCCCCCGGAGCGGGTCCGGCTGCTCGCGGCCGGCGACACCGTCGGCGCGTTCGCGGCCGGACTCTCCCCACGGGTGGGTCGTGTGTTCGTCACGACGGCACTGTGCCGGGAGCTCGACCCCGAAGAGGTGGCTGCTGTCGCCTGCCACGAGTACGGCCACCTCGCGCGTCGTCACGTCCCCGTTCGACTGGGTGTGCCCGTGGGATTCGCGCTCGCGTGGGTCGCCGGCGCGCGGCTGGCCCCCGGCTCGGAGTTTCTCGTCGGCGTCGGTCTGCTCGTCCCGACGGTGGCGCTGTCGCTCGCGGCCGCTCGCTGGACGGAGTTCGACGCCGACGCCTTCGCTCGTACTCGTGCCAGCGGGGAGTGCTTGGCGAGCGCGCTCTCTCGGCTCGCCGCCGCCGGCCACCTCGCCGACGGCGGCCGGCTGTCCAGACACCCGTCGCTGGACGGTCGAATCGGGCGACTCCGGCGGGAGTGA
- a CDS encoding NUDIX domain-containing protein, which translates to MTDQYCAVVENTLDRLRDDYDEVPIRRTEWCVDRETYEQTRERAAAGTVGGAGVWVRRVVDGVTEALVVRERDADGWSEPAGKQEPGERLEATARRETREETGVDPELTGVRLATRARHVHGDRPPIDRLVVVFDAVPAGDDTAFDPADATALDPAETEIDDARWVREHPSPLRYDAVASFPIEPPER; encoded by the coding sequence ATGACCGATCAGTACTGCGCGGTAGTCGAGAATACCCTCGATCGCCTCCGAGACGACTACGACGAGGTTCCAATCCGCCGCACGGAGTGGTGCGTCGACCGCGAGACGTACGAACAGACGCGCGAGCGGGCCGCGGCGGGTACTGTCGGCGGCGCAGGCGTGTGGGTCCGACGGGTCGTCGACGGCGTCACGGAGGCGTTGGTCGTCCGCGAGCGCGACGCCGACGGCTGGTCGGAGCCGGCGGGCAAACAGGAGCCGGGCGAGCGCTTGGAGGCGACGGCTCGCCGCGAGACCCGCGAGGAGACCGGCGTCGACCCCGAACTCACGGGCGTCAGGCTGGCGACACGGGCGCGACACGTCCACGGCGACCGGCCGCCGATCGACCGGCTCGTCGTCGTCTTCGACGCGGTGCCGGCAGGCGACGACACGGCGTTCGACCCAGCGGACGCGACGGCGCTTGACCCGGCGGAGACGGAGATCGACGACGCTCGGTGGGTCCGCGAGCACCCGTCGCCGTTGCGGTACGACGCGGTTGCGTCGTTCCCGATCGAACCGCCCGAGCGGTGA
- a CDS encoding DUF3800 domain-containing protein, translating to MTTDYLYAAVDESGTITSDEHFEVAACWYVSEKGPRAALSEARVSLQEQLEAMGYIPEGRKEIKGKDLSPDGLDYLFECLRHTVYNGGTVADARLPLDSPVAYSFSGTDTDLARSVLDSNSRNTSVEESIRTMLLLSALNPLLYHGQFQNVDRDRVRVLLDASVWETAKERIENTEKVSDRQIEFEIWDSEKVAGIQFADVAANARFKRHSGETFDGTHKKLENLCLQ from the coding sequence ATGACGACTGATTATCTTTATGCTGCGGTTGACGAGAGCGGTACTATAACCAGTGATGAACACTTCGAAGTTGCTGCTTGCTGGTACGTCTCGGAAAAGGGTCCACGGGCAGCTCTGAGCGAGGCACGAGTCTCGCTTCAGGAACAGTTGGAAGCCATGGGGTACATACCAGAAGGAAGAAAAGAAATCAAGGGAAAGGACCTATCACCAGATGGTCTAGATTATCTTTTCGAGTGTCTACGCCACACTGTGTACAACGGTGGCACGGTTGCGGACGCCAGACTCCCGCTTGACTCGCCCGTTGCGTACTCTTTTAGTGGGACAGATACGGACCTTGCTAGATCTGTTCTTGACAGTAACAGTCGGAACACATCAGTTGAGGAGTCGATACGCACGATGCTTCTACTTTCAGCGTTGAATCCACTCCTGTACCACGGTCAATTTCAGAACGTCGATAGAGACCGTGTCCGAGTGTTACTTGATGCATCGGTGTGGGAGACCGCAAAAGAACGGATTGAGAACACCGAGAAGGTCTCTGACCGACAGATAGAGTTCGAGATCTGGGACAGCGAAAAAGTCGCTGGGATACAGTTTGCGGACGTAGCAGCCAACGCGCGGTTCAAGAGACACAGCGGTGAAACGTTCGACGGGACACACAAGAAACTAGAAAATCTGTGTTTACAGTAA
- a CDS encoding DUF420 domain-containing protein: MATADASGALARVRRHPKATVAVVSVIGYVAVIGTFAGVFPIFPELTKGQVNLLSHAIAVVNTVATASLALGWYWIRQNEVRRHAAAMVTSFALILVFLVLYLLKVGGGPGEKQILIESTMFLGAYAGTVKAAYLGMLAIHIFLSVVSVPVVLYAITLAATHSVEELRSETPHRKVGRIAAGSWLLSLSLGVVTYVLLNWVYTYEFVQVSY, translated from the coding sequence ATGGCAACAGCAGACGCGAGCGGCGCGCTCGCCAGGGTGAGACGGCACCCGAAGGCGACCGTCGCCGTCGTCTCCGTGATCGGCTACGTAGCCGTCATCGGCACGTTCGCGGGCGTGTTCCCGATTTTCCCGGAACTGACGAAGGGGCAGGTGAACCTCCTCAGCCACGCTATCGCCGTCGTCAACACCGTCGCCACGGCCTCGCTGGCGCTGGGGTGGTACTGGATCAGACAGAACGAGGTGCGGCGTCACGCCGCCGCGATGGTCACCTCCTTCGCCCTGATCCTCGTGTTCCTCGTGCTCTACCTCCTGAAGGTGGGCGGTGGGCCGGGCGAAAAACAGATCCTCATCGAGTCGACGATGTTCCTCGGTGCGTACGCCGGGACCGTGAAGGCCGCCTACCTCGGGATGCTGGCGATCCACATCTTCCTGTCCGTGGTGTCCGTCCCCGTCGTCCTGTACGCGATCACGCTCGCGGCGACCCACTCCGTCGAGGAACTCCGGTCGGAGACCCCACACCGGAAGGTCGGCCGTATCGCCGCCGGCTCCTGGCTCCTGTCGCTGTCGCTGGGCGTCGTGACGTACGTCCTGCTGAACTGGGTGTACACCTACGAGTTCGTCCAGGTGAGCTACTGA
- a CDS encoding M28 family peptidase, translating to MGETFTSDAGWDHLETLVDIGNRMAGQSGEREALEATRDALADAGCRDARIEAFDVQGWVRGDASVETPNGPQECIALPRSPAGEATGELVDVGAGLPSAFAETDLTGKVALVSTTVPDWYDRFLHRREKYYHAVEAGAAAFVFRNHVEGCLPPTGSVGTSEAPIGEIPAVGVSKEVGARLARRATGDDVTVSVDCETPTATSGNATAVLGPDTDEELLVTSHADAHDIAEGAMDNGAGTATIVEIANALTRRDADLDTRVRFVAFGAEEVGLVGSTVESQRVDRDRIKAVVNADSNVFGRTLQLTTHGFDELGAAAERVADRFDHPIEVVPEHVPHSDHWPFVRHGVPGYMINGRTEGRGRGYGHTFADTFEKLEARNLREQAILLTALVADLARSEVEIERREESAIASELEAAGQAEGMKITGDWPY from the coding sequence ATCGGCGAGACGTTCACCAGCGACGCCGGCTGGGATCACCTGGAGACGCTGGTCGACATCGGCAATCGGATGGCCGGCCAGTCGGGCGAACGCGAGGCGCTGGAGGCGACACGCGACGCGCTCGCGGACGCGGGCTGCCGCGACGCTCGGATCGAGGCGTTCGACGTGCAGGGCTGGGTGCGCGGCGACGCGAGCGTCGAGACGCCGAACGGCCCGCAGGAGTGTATCGCGCTGCCGCGCTCCCCCGCCGGGGAGGCGACGGGCGAACTCGTCGACGTGGGCGCCGGACTGCCGTCGGCGTTCGCGGAGACGGACCTGACCGGGAAGGTCGCGCTCGTGTCCACGACCGTGCCGGACTGGTACGACCGGTTCCTCCACCGACGGGAGAAGTACTACCACGCGGTCGAGGCCGGCGCGGCGGCGTTCGTGTTCCGCAACCACGTCGAGGGCTGTCTCCCGCCGACGGGCTCCGTCGGGACGAGCGAGGCACCGATCGGCGAGATCCCCGCCGTCGGCGTGTCGAAAGAGGTCGGTGCCAGACTCGCCCGTCGCGCGACCGGCGACGACGTGACCGTCTCTGTCGACTGCGAGACACCGACGGCCACGAGCGGCAACGCGACGGCCGTCCTCGGTCCCGACACGGACGAAGAGCTGCTCGTCACCTCTCACGCCGACGCCCACGACATCGCCGAGGGGGCGATGGACAACGGCGCCGGCACCGCGACGATCGTCGAGATCGCGAACGCGCTGACGCGCCGCGACGCCGACCTCGACACCCGCGTCCGGTTCGTCGCCTTCGGCGCCGAGGAGGTCGGGCTCGTCGGCTCCACCGTCGAGAGCCAGCGTGTCGACCGTGACCGGATCAAAGCCGTCGTCAACGCCGACTCCAACGTGTTCGGTCGCACGCTCCAGCTGACGACCCACGGGTTCGACGAACTGGGAGCCGCGGCCGAGCGGGTCGCCGACCGGTTCGACCACCCGATCGAGGTCGTCCCCGAACACGTCCCCCACAGCGACCACTGGCCGTTCGTCCGCCACGGCGTCCCGGGGTACATGATCAACGGCAGGACCGAGGGCCGCGGCCGCGGCTACGGCCACACGTTCGCCGACACGTTCGAGAAGCTGGAGGCGCGCAACCTCCGCGAACAGGCGATTCTGCTGACTGCGCTCGTGGCCGATCTGGCGCGGTCGGAAGTGGAGATCGAGCGACGAGAAGAGTCCGCGATTGCGAGTGAACTGGAGGCGGCCGGGCAGGCCGAGGGGATGAAGATCACCGGCGACTGGCCGTACTGA